The window CCGGACCCGGCTTCACTTTACGTTTGTGGCTCCGTCAGCAATGCGAATGGCCGTTCTATCGGCCGAAAATGGCGACCTTCCGCCAACTTCCCGCCGATCCTGCCCGATTGTGAGCCATTCCCATGACTGGATGGAGAATTTCCTCAAAGTGAAGCCGGGTCCGGGGCGTTTTGCCCGTCCAGCCACCACTGTCCGATCGTGCCCAGCGGACCCCGCGGGTCACCCGCCGGCACGCCGTTCAGCCGTTCGTGCACGCCGTTGATGCCGATTGCGTAGAACAGCAGAATCAGAGGCGACTCGTCCGTCAGCGCGTGCTGGTATGCGCGCCACAGCGGCGCGGCCCGATCGGGCTCGGTCTCGGTCGCCAGTGCGTCCAGCAGCGAGTCGAGCCGCGGGCTGTTAAAGCCGGTCCACTGTCTGGCACCATCGCGGTGCCGTGAGTGCAGCAGCTGGGAGTCGTCCTTCCGCAGCAGGTTATCCGTCCAGTTGCCGATCGCGGCATCGAAATCACGCACCCGTCCCTGGTCGGTCTCGCGGCCCTGCACGTGGGCGAGGAACGTGTTGAACTCCACGACCTCGGGCTGCGCGGCGACGCCCACGCGCGCGAGCTGCGCCTGCACCGCCTCCGCCAGCTCGCGGTAGGAGCCTGCGCCCTGCCAGACCTTGAGCCGGAAACGGAGCGGCCTGCCCGCGGCGTCCTCGCGCACGCCATCGCCGTCGCGATCGCGCCAGCCTGCGCGCTCTAACAGGAGGCGCGCGGAGTCCGGGTCGAACCGGACGGCTGAGGTCGGGTCGAACGCCCGGTGCACCGGTGTCACGGTCGATGCGCCCGTGATGTTCAACCCGCCCATGATGCCATCGACGAGCTCATTTCGGTCGATCGCCATCGCGATCGCACGGCGCTCAGCGCGCTCATCGAACCAGGGCAGTCGCGTGTTGAGGGCCAGGAACACCCAGTTCGGTACGGGGAACGTGATCACCCGCGCGTTGTCGGCGTCGGCGATGCGCTCCATCTGCAATGGTCGGATCGACACGGCAATGTCCAGTCGTCCGGTCAGCAGCTCCGTGATCAGCGTGGTCTGTTCGGGGATGGTGCGATACACGATGCGGTCGAGGGGTGGCCGCCCGCCCAGCTCTGCCGGGAAGTCCGGATTCGCCTCGAACACCCACTCCTGCGCCGAGCGCCGCACGAACCGGAACGGGCCGT of the Longimicrobiales bacterium genome contains:
- a CDS encoding ABC transporter substrate-binding protein; translated protein: MSAVRNGRVMSAVRLAVRRVPLHALAIILLATACDISDRDRSGDRSVRTGGTAVIGGYVDIRTMNPLATITDLNKAIERYALYAPLVMLDSALVPQPWLAEAWDTAAVGTDSLALTFRLRRDVPWQDGRPTTAHDVAHTFRIARDPAAAYVDAAALMPYAPEAEVIDSFTIRFRLVRHPDFLEAFFLLPPLPSHVLGDVTAADAARHPLGTTPVGNGPFRFVRRSAQEWVFEANPDFPAELGGRPPLDRIVYRTIPEQTTLITELLTGRLDIAVSIRPLQMERIADADNARVITFPVPNWVFLALNTRLPWFDERAERRAIAMAIDRNELVDGIMGGLNITGASTVTPVHRAFDPTSAVRFDPDSARLLLERAGWRDRDGDGVREDAAGRPLRFRLKVWQGAGSYRELAEAVQAQLARVGVAAQPEVVEFNTFLAHVQGRETDQGRVRDFDAAIGNWTDNLLRKDDSQLLHSRHRDGARQWTGFNSPRLDSLLDALATETEPDRAAPLWRAYQHALTDESPLILLFYAIGINGVHERLNGVPAGDPRGPLGTIGQWWLDGQNAPDPASL